In Thermanaerovibrio velox DSM 12556, the genomic stretch ACAGCCCGGATATGTAGACCTTCGCCCGCTCCGCTATGGGCAACCACAGGGTGACCCCGGAGGACACGTCCGGGTCCTGGTGGGTGTAGAAGATGTACCTTACCTTGCTTAAGTCCACCACTTCCGCCACGTTGGCCAGCACCCGGGGGAACACGTGAGCCCCCCCGGGATCAAGCAGCATGACCTCGTCTCCGTCCTGTATCATGTACTGGTTGGTTTGGACGAACCCTTCCTCTTCCTGTTCCTCCCAGCCGAGGTGAAAGAACTTGTGAGAGGGGCTCTCATATAACACGGTGGTGCTGAAAAGGCCCATCTTGAATCCCCCTTCCATGTCTATGGCTGACTCATATTCTATCATCTTTAGTGGTTTCAATGCCCCAGCTGGTTTAATCGGCGGATGCGAGGGCCACAATCCCCCTCTCCCCCTGGCCGTCCAAGTAGACGTTGAACGAGCCGGTGTAAAGCCTCACCGCCCGGTGGAGCCCCTGCTCGAATGGGGCGGAGTTGAACCACCGGCGGTTGAAGCGGTTGCCCTCCTGACCGTCGAAGACCGGCAGGTAAAGAATCCCGTCGCTGTCCATGTCCAGGAAGAAGTGGGTGCCGTAGGAAAGCTCCGGGCTCATGCCGTAGGATGGGAGGCTCAGCTCCACAAGGCACCCGCAGTTGCATATCTGGGCGTAAGAGGCCGGCACCCCCAGGGACGGGTTGCTGCTTCCCCATCTGCCAGGTCCCACCAGGATGTAGGGCTCTCCCTTAAGCCTTGCGTTCATCTCCCCCACCGCGTGGGCCACCCTGGCGGGGTCCCAATTGGACATGTAGGCCTCCGCGTCCACGTATACCAGGTGGCGAACCCCTTCGAGGACCCCGTTGCTCACCATCCGGTCTCCCTTGAGGAGTACCACGTCATCCCTAATGGAAGGTATCTCCACGTGGGCCATCTCGTCGAAGGACGCCAAGGGCCGCATCTGCAGGAGGTGCATGTCGCCCCCTTCGGTCTCGTAGGTGAACTCCATGTCCACCGGGCACCCCATCCGGGCCTCCATGAGCCCCATGAGCCTCCGTACAGTGTCGAAGAGATCCCGGAACCGCACCGGAAGACCGTGGAAAGAGAATATGGGCCTTGAGGGGCCGTCGGTCTCCGACAGGGTGGAAAGCAGCATCCCGTCCGAGTACTTCTCGATGAAGGCCCCGGCGTTGCGGTGGTTCTTGAGTATGGACTTAAGGAACAGGTTGTTCAGGGACCCGGTGAGGAAGGCCCTTCTGGCCACGTCGATGTAATCGAAGTCCCACTGGCTTGACTGGGCTATCTGCTCCGGGGTGTTCCCCTCGGGTCTCAAGTTGGGGTTCGTGAGGTAGAAGACCCTGGCGTTGCCCCTTTCCACGGTCCTGGTGCCCAGGCCGAAGCAGATCCTCATGACCCCGTCCTCCTTGCGGACCCTTGGGGTGGGGCGCCGGAAGACCCTTGAGAAGACGGTGCCTGACAGCTCCGGGTAGTAGAGGTCTCCCCGCCGACGACCCACCACCGGCTGTATCAGCACCCCCATGGCCTCCATCCGGTCCCCCATGCCGTGCTTGGCCCGGTAGGCCTTGGCGGAGGGGTTGAACAGGGAGAGCCACACCCGCTTGATGGCCCCCTCCAGGGCGTTGAGCCCCTCCTGGTCGGGGGTGCCGGCGGCGACGAAACAGGTCTCGTACTTGCCGGCGAAGGAGAGGGAGAGCGAGTCCTCCAGGAGGGAGCTGGACCGGACCGCCAAGGGCAGTCCCCCGGCCCTCTCGAGCACTCGCATCAGGTCCCGCTTCAATCCCTCGCCCACGGAGAGGGCCTCCGCCATGCTCTCAAGGTCCGCCCCGGAGGGGTCGTCGTAAAGCCAGTCCAGGCGGTTGTCCTCCACGAAGTCGAAGAAGGCCTCGGTGGTGATGGAGAACGAGAAGCCCGGGAAGGACACCAGATCCCGCAGGGACGAGGACTCCACCACCGCCCTGGCGAAGGCAAGGCCCTTGGCCTTGCCCCCGCACTTCCCGTCGCCTATGAGCTCACCCCGGTCCTTGTAAAGGGGTTCCGGGTCGAACCGTATGAAGTCGGACCGATGAAACTTCAGGGGTTCAAGCGGTAGATCGTCCGGGGCCACGGTATTGCCTCCCTTATGTGCTTAAGGCCGCATATCCATGCCACCGCCCGCTCTATGCCCATGCCGAAACCGCTGTGGGGGAAGGAGCCGTAGCGGCGCAGGTCCAGATACCAGGAGTATGAGTCCTCCGGGAGGGAGTGACTCCTTATGCTGGATAGCAGAAGTTCCAGGTCGTCCTCCCTCTGGGAGCCCCCGATTATCTCCCCGTAACCCTCCGGGGCGAGGAGGTCGTCGCAAAGCACCAGGTCCTCCCGCTCCGGATGCTGTTTCATGTAGAAGGCCTTCACCTTCTTGGGATAGCACTCCACGAAAACGGGGCGCTGGAACTGCTGGGTGAGCATGGTCTCGTCATCGCCCCCGAAGTCGTCGCCGTAGGGGATGTCGCTGCCCAGCTTCTGAAGCAGCTTCACCGCATCGTCATAGGTTATGTGGTGGAAGGGCCCGTCCACCGCCTTGGCCAGCTGGTCCAC encodes the following:
- a CDS encoding PEP/pyruvate-binding domain-containing protein; amino-acid sequence: MAPDDLPLEPLKFHRSDFIRFDPEPLYKDRGELIGDGKCGGKAKGLAFARAVVESSSLRDLVSFPGFSFSITTEAFFDFVEDNRLDWLYDDPSGADLESMAEALSVGEGLKRDLMRVLERAGGLPLAVRSSSLLEDSLSLSFAGKYETCFVAAGTPDQEGLNALEGAIKRVWLSLFNPSAKAYRAKHGMGDRMEAMGVLIQPVVGRRRGDLYYPELSGTVFSRVFRRPTPRVRKEDGVMRICFGLGTRTVERGNARVFYLTNPNLRPEGNTPEQIAQSSQWDFDYIDVARRAFLTGSLNNLFLKSILKNHRNAGAFIEKYSDGMLLSTLSETDGPSRPIFSFHGLPVRFRDLFDTVRRLMGLMEARMGCPVDMEFTYETEGGDMHLLQMRPLASFDEMAHVEIPSIRDDVVLLKGDRMVSNGVLEGVRHLVYVDAEAYMSNWDPARVAHAVGEMNARLKGEPYILVGPGRWGSSNPSLGVPASYAQICNCGCLVELSLPSYGMSPELSYGTHFFLDMDSDGILYLPVFDGQEGNRFNRRWFNSAPFEQGLHRAVRLYTGSFNVYLDGQGERGIVALASAD